The genomic DNA GATCTTGAAATACTTgtgaattttattaatttattaatgttGAAACAATTAGTTCGGGATTTTAACAATTAAAGTACTGTATATGTAGGAACATGGTGGCTGCTGCTGCTCAATATTATAAGGCCACATTGACCGTAACAACTGGATTGTCTGCTCCTTTTAATAATCTTGCCATCATCTATAAGCAACAGGTATTGCTTCTGTGATACAATTCTTAGGTTGTTGCAAGTTTGTTTTTCCCTCCCATGGGGTGTGGGTGtttcttttgaacaaaaataaaactgcCATTTTTGGGGTTGGGATAGAGGGGGGAGGATGGTACTACAAAAAATTGCTCCTTCAAAGCTTCTGGAAAATGTGGACCTGTTTTTTTCCTCTTACTAAAATCCATGCAAACTTTATAAAGATGAAGATTCCGCACACCAAAAAGCTGTCATTTTAGGGGGAGGGCTGTAATAACCATATTTTCAGGAATAGGTGAAACCCTCACAAGAAAGGATTGGTTTCTAAGGTTAAGAGTAGAAATAAAATCTAAAAGCATCAAAAGAAGAATTGCTCTATcttttatttatcatttgtATTCTGCTGTAATTCTTTATTATGCATGCTTTCATCACAGGGGAACTATGCGGATGCAATTTCTTGCTACAATGAGGTTCTTCGCATTGATCCCTTGGCAGCTGATGGGCTTGTCAACAGGGGCAACACATACAAGGAGATTGGCAGAGTCAGTGAAGCAATTCAGGACTACATACATGCAATATCTGTCCGGCCAACTATGGCTGAAGCTCATGCAAACTTGGCTTCAGCTTACAAGGATAGGTATGGTACTCGTGTTTACATCAGGGAATTTCATCTTTGGGCTATAACAAACTCCAATCGAGTAAATTTTAGTAAAGTAGCTTGATGTTTCAGATGGATATGAAAACTATCACAGCCCTTGTGTGGAAGTGGAACTAACATTTCTTGAACTCATCTTGCAGTGGACATGTCGAGGCTGCTATTAAGAGCTATAGTCAGGCATTGCATCTTCGAACTGATTTTCCAGAGGCAACTTGTAATCTTTTACATACATTACAGGTATTATCTTAATTTGATGGAAGTGAAGTGATTTTTTCGAACTTTTTAatgtatagttttttttttcctcagaaATTTGAATGAATCTAAACTCTGCATGTTGGTTTGCTCTTGGACACTGACACAAATGTGCACACACGTGCCTGTACACTTGAAAACTTTTGGAGTTATGTGGATGTATCCACGACCATAGAATTGGTTTTATTCTTGTTGATGACTCCATAAGTAGAAGTGAAAAATGAAAGCATTTATGCTGTAATCAAAAGTAGATGAGCATATCTATGTTTCACCTCTACTTGTATGCCTTGTGTTGTTTGCAATGCAGCTGAGATTTTGAAATCTTTACATGTAAATTAATATGATTGTATATTCCAGTGTGTATGCAGTTGGGAGGATCGTGACAAAATGTTTTCTGAAGTGGAAGGCATAATCAGGAGGCAGATTAATGTCAGTCTTGATATATCCTCATTGTACTtcttattttgttaaaactGATCATTTTCATTTCTAGTCTTGTTTCTATCGCTCATAACTTTGCTCAGAGTTACCTGAACGCTAATTGTTTATTATTTCAGATGTCTCTTCTGCCTAGTGTGCAACCTTTCCACGCAATAGCATATCCTATTGATCCAATTCTGGCACTTGAAATTAGGTAGAGCTGTATGTTCAGTGTTTTAGGCTTTAAGAAGCAATAGCACTAGCAggaattatttttcttctcattcACAAGTTTGTTTTCTCTTTCGAAGTCGTAAATATGCTGCACACTGCTCCATAGTTGCATCCCGATTTGGACTTTCTCCCTTCAACCATCCTGCTCCTGTCCCCATAAGGCGTAATGGTGGACCTCAGAGACTAAGGGTTGGGTATGTTTTGAGAGGATATGCTTAAGACTAATCGCTTTATTTGCCATTCCTTTACTTCTCCTTAAATGTGTGAGGACCTTTCTTGATTTGCAGATATGTAAGCAGTGACTTCGGTAATCACCCTTTGTCACATCTTATGGGATCTGTGTTTGGGATGCATAACAAGGACAATGTTGAGGTTTGTACTTTTTGTACTCTCTTATTGGTTCTTTTTATGTTCTTTACTGCCTGTTAAACTTAGCATTATTATATAGGTTTTCTGTTATGCCTTGAGTCCAAATGATGGAACGGAATGGAGACAACGCATCCAGTCTGAAGTGGAGCACTTTACGGATGTCTCTTCTTTGTCATCAGATACGATTgccaaaatgattaatgaagaTAAGATACAAGTCTTAATTAACCTCAATGGCTATACAAAGGTATACTTCTTCTGTTGATTTCTGTTTCTCGTCCTCAAATAATCTTTGATAAACCTTATAGCAAGCAATAAGTAGACCTAGAAAATGTGCCTATTTGTGTGATacattttgttaatattttctTATAACTATGACTACATTTTTCTTATAATTATGATTgtacatcaacaaattgtagTTGTTTATTCTACACTCAGCTTCTAATGATGGCATTTGTAACATATATCTGTTGTTACTTGTTTAAATGACTTAATTACACATTCATCATGCAGGGGGCAAGAAATGAGATATTTGCTATGCAGCCAGCTCCCATTCAGGTTTCATACATGGGGTTCCCTGGTACCACGGGGGCAAATTATATCGATTATCTAGTCACTGATGAGGTTTGAATTGGGCCACCTTATGTCTTGGAGAGCACAATTTTGTTGGCTGTAGTTGTCTGATTTGCTGTGTCTTTGCTTTCAGTTCGTTTCACCTTTACGCTACGCACATATTTATTCTGAGAAAATTGTTCATCTCCCGCATTGCTACTTTGTGAATGATTATAAGCAGGTTGGTGTTAATAATCATATTACAGAAAGTTTTCTAGtctgttttcttattttattcacttgaGCAAAGTTACATGGCACCTGAATCACCATTCAATTTTGTGTTCAGAAAAATCAAGATGTGTTGGATCCAAGCTGCCGGCACAAGCGATCAGATTATGGGCTGCCTGAGGATAAATTTATATTTGCATGCTTCAATCAGTTGTACAAAATGGATCCTGAAATTTTTAATACTTGGTAATATCATCATATTCCTCCATGTTCATAGAAGCAATTCCTAAAGAACCAAAAATTATATTAGTGCATATTGTACATAATTCATCATCTCACTAGTCATTTCTATGTTTTCTAGGTGCAATATTCTTAAACGTGTACCCAACAGTGCACTTTGGCTCCTCAGATTCCCAGCTGCAGGCGAAACAAGACTTCGTAAATGTAAGTGCTACAATTTACTAATATACTCCCTTATATTAATTGATTGCATTCCCTTAAACCTCATTTTTGCAACCATTTCAGAATACCCAGTCCAAGTAAAAGAAATAACACAGCCTTTGATGTTTCAGTCTGAatttaaaaccatttaataatGGGCCTTAACCTCTGGTTTTCACCCAAAAAATTAAACCCGTTTgtgatatttttgttatttattggACTTTGTTCAGATGCTGTTGATCAAGGAGTCCAGCCAGACCAAATCATCTTCACGGATGTTGCTATGAAAGGTGAACATATCAGGCGGAGTGCGTTGGCAGATTTATTCCTTGACACGTAATCTTCTTTTCCCTTGATTCCTTTGAGAAATCTGAAGGCTCTCTTTCATTGTGTACTGGTCATAGTAAGCTAAAATATTGATTGTGGGAGTTTTTGTCTTTAGGCCTTTGTGCAATGCACATACGACAGGCACGGATATTCTATGGGCAGGTCTGCCGATGGTGACCCTTCCCCTTGAAAAGATGGCTACCAGGGTTGCTGGATCACTGTGTCTCGCCACTGGACTGGGAGATGAGATGATTGTTAGCAGGTATGCCTTTTTTATGGGCAACCTTCAGACTCTCTAGCGGCTTTGCAAGTATTTCATAAAATGATGTCTTTATCATCCACCGTTTTCAAAGAGCCCTTGTCACTTTGCGAAATACTTGTTTCTGAAGGCTTTGTTCTTGTCCTCTCACCTGACGCTTCTGTCGTACGTATACACGAGTGTAACAATTTTCCTTTCCTGTTTTGACTTCCTATAGCATGAAAGAGTATGAAGAGAGGGCAGTGTCTCTGGCGTTGAATCCTCCAAAGCTCCGTGCTCTTGCCACCAAGCTCAAGGCAGCCCGACTGACTTGTCCTCTGTTCGACACCGCACGCTGGGTGAGTTAAAGCAGCATGTCCTGCGCATTTATATCAGTTGTATTTTCAAATTCTTGTCGCATATGACTAACCGTTGGAATTAAAGAACTGGTAATAATCTCTTGAAACAACCTGTTGCAGGTGAGGAATCTGGAGAGGAGTTACTTCAAAATGTGGAATCTGCATTGCTCGGGCCAGAAGCCGCAGCATTTCAAAGTCACCGAGAACGATTTAGAGTTTCCCTACGACAGGTAGAAGGGCAAAGTTAGAGACGGGATTTGTAGATAGTTTAGGAGAGAAACAAAATAGGGAAGTTGCTTCAATGGATTAGGAGATCCATATAATTATTACCCAATATGTTAAATCCTGGACAAGTTTCGAGTCGGAGGAGAGATTAGCTCGACGTAGCAGTATTCAGTATGTCACTCTTTCCACTTGCTCCCCTCCGCACCATTCCCTCCATCTACCATATAATCTTGTGATTTGTACGTCTCTTATGTAATGGAGATGGTATACTTGTGTGCTGATTTATGTCTCCCACGTTAACCGTCGTATCATTAATGGTAATGTATTGGTTCCGTCTGCTCTTGTTCTTTTACATTTTCGATCGTAAACTACACTCTTTCTGAGACATTTTCCGTTTTCTTTCGGCTTGAACTGAAACTCTGCCGAAAATT from Pyrus communis chromosome 17, drPyrComm1.1, whole genome shotgun sequence includes the following:
- the LOC137722413 gene encoding probable UDP-N-acetylglucosamine--peptide N-acetylglucosaminyltransferase SEC produces the protein MITVQGEARQPPAVVGASRAHFGVARDDSFGIKPEPSSLCLVPFKPHHDAREVDEDAHLTVAHQMYKAGNYKEALEHSKIVYEKNPIRTDNLLLLGAIYYQLHDFDMCIAKNEEALRIEPHFAECYGNMANAWKEKGNNDLAIRYYLVAIELRPNFCDAWSNLASAYMRKGRHEEAAQCCRQALALNPHLVDAHSNLGNLMKARGLVQEAYSCYLEAIRIQPNFAIAWSNLAGLFMESGDLNRALQYYKEAVKLKPAFPDAYLNLGNVYKALGLPQEAIVCYQRALQTRPNYAMAFGNLASSYYEQGQLDLAILHYKQAISCDARFLEAYNNLGNALKDIGRVDEAIQCYNQCLTLQPNHPQALTNLGNIYMEWNMVAAAAQYYKATLTVTTGLSAPFNNLAIIYKQQGNYADAISCYNEVLRIDPLAADGLVNRGNTYKEIGRVSEAIQDYIHAISVRPTMAEAHANLASAYKDSGHVEAAIKSYSQALHLRTDFPEATCNLLHTLQCVCSWEDRDKMFSEVEGIIRRQINMSLLPSVQPFHAIAYPIDPILALEISRKYAAHCSIVASRFGLSPFNHPAPVPIRRNGGPQRLRVGYVSSDFGNHPLSHLMGSVFGMHNKDNVEVFCYALSPNDGTEWRQRIQSEVEHFTDVSSLSSDTIAKMINEDKIQVLINLNGYTKGARNEIFAMQPAPIQVSYMGFPGTTGANYIDYLVTDEFVSPLRYAHIYSEKIVHLPHCYFVNDYKQKNQDVLDPSCRHKRSDYGLPEDKFIFACFNQLYKMDPEIFNTWCNILKRVPNSALWLLRFPAAGETRLRKYAVDQGVQPDQIIFTDVAMKGEHIRRSALADLFLDTPLCNAHTTGTDILWAGLPMVTLPLEKMATRVAGSLCLATGLGDEMIVSSMKEYEERAVSLALNPPKLRALATKLKAARLTCPLFDTARWVRNLERSYFKMWNLHCSGQKPQHFKVTENDLEFPYDR